The nucleotide window AATAAGGCTTAATAACTCTTAAAAAAGGATAATCTTTTGAGGAGTATATATAACAATAATATTTTGATTTAAAATTTTAGTTAAAATAATTGTGGAAAATAGTTTCCTACCAGTTAGTCTCTAATCTAGATACTTAAGCTATTTGAATAAAGTTTTATAGAGATAATTTATTTGCTCCCATCTTCTCCAATTTTTATAAGCGAAGACAGCTCAAAAGATAAGAGGATTTATACATCATTTGTGAAGTGATGAGTCATCACAAATTGCCCTCACTTCGTAACAATTAAATATAATTTGGTATGATTGTTCATAGATCAAGGTACCGATTTTAGGTATTGGCTTAGAAATTAATCCGTAATTTCCATCCTAAAAATCGACAGTATACAGACAAGAAGTTCTTAACCTAAGCCCAATGGAGGGAGATTAAGTGTTCAATAAACAGATCACCCTAACACTGATGTTCATTGCTCTAGTTTGCATATCTTTTCAACCAGTTTCTGCAAATGGTAGTCTAAAACAGACGAACGTAAGCGTAGTGTCTGATTTGAATCAAACAGCGGGCAAGGATATTATGAGTCTTGTGAATACAAATCGCTTTGATATCGATAGCAAACCTGTTTTTGATGTAATTTGGAGCCCTGATGGTAGTCATATGCTGTTTGAAGTATTTCTTAATGTAGCTCTGAAAGGGCACTCTGAGCTAGGAGGCAGTGTAAATGCGCTGTATGCAGCAAATGCGGATGGTTCCGGAATAACGCGTATTGCATGGGCAGAAATGACTTCCAGCAATGGTGGAAAAACAATTACTCCCCCTGTATGGAGCCAATCTGGCGATTATTTTGCATATATGGAGGTGGTAAAAGGAAGCAATTACAAGACGAAATCTGCTAATATTTCTGTTATGTCAAACGATCTAAATCTTATTCAAAAAATAGAGTTAGATCCAAAGATGACAGGATTAGAATCTGATGTACCTAATTTCAAATGGTCTCCAAAAGAAAACAAATTTGCTGCACTTGTGCCTGGAAAAATTGTCATTTACAATTTGAAGGAAAAAAATGAGTTTAATGTTAGCATTCCAGGTGATAATGTAGAAATAACTGATATGGAATGGTCTCCAGATGGTAAGAAAATCGTTTTTTTAAAAAATAGCCATGATATTATCCTTTTAGATGTTGAAAATAGAAAATTCAATCAGATTTACTCCGCAGAACAGGTTGGAATGTATGGTGAGAAATGGAGTAATGATGGTAAAAAACTAATTTTCTATGAGCTTAAAACATCAGGAAACGTGAATGATGTCAGTTACGATATATATGTTATGGATGAAGACTTGGAGAAGCCTGTAAAAATTACAACTCTTTACTCGGGTTCGTCAAGGGTAATAGAATGGTATCCAGACAGTGAAAAGATTTTGGTTAAAAAATGTGCTGAGAATTCATGTGCACTATACTCGC belongs to Methanosarcina barkeri 3 and includes:
- a CDS encoding TolB family protein; the protein is MFNKQITLTLMFIALVCISFQPVSANGSLKQTNVSVVSDLNQTAGKDIMSLVNTNRFDIDSKPVFDVIWSPDGSHMLFEVFLNVALKGHSELGGSVNALYAANADGSGITRIAWAEMTSSNGGKTITPPVWSQSGDYFAYMEVVKGSNYKTKSANISVMSNDLNLIQKIELDPKMTGLESDVPNFKWSPKENKFAALVPGKIVIYNLKEKNEFNVSIPGDNVEITDMEWSPDGKKIVFLKNSHDIILLDVENRKFNQIYSAEQVGMYGEKWSNDGKKLIFYELKTSGNVNDVSYDIYVMDEDLEKPVKITTLYSGSSRVIEWYPDSEKILVKKCAENSCALYSLSITGEMKKLIEKARDIDGMVASNGYILATSLNPNSRTPPYIRTYDLFLLNESGVLTIENVPYYTLEGTDVLFAKDNKISVLNTSTNDIWELSLPVKSINKFVLDPSKNFIAADNTIFGINELGTHKQLIMGNYTDSTAPEVVTIEKDLDEHSKVNTTEETSGLPGFTSIISFIGIFIAFICIHMKKIR